The following is a genomic window from Nymphaea colorata isolate Beijing-Zhang1983 chromosome 3, ASM883128v2, whole genome shotgun sequence.
TGCTTTAGAATCGCCACTAGTTCATCAAGGATTTTGCTTTCTACATCTGGGTTTTTGTTAAGGAGCCAGAAGAACCATGCCAGTGCGACGGAGCTGGTGTCTCTGCCGGCAAGGATAAAGCTTATGCAGAAATCCCTTAAGAACTTGTCGGAATAGAGATGGGTATTGGCCTCCATGAGGTTTGATAAGAGGTCCGACCGATGGCTCAGCCCACCGAGCTTCTTCCGCTCCATCCGTCGACTCAATACCGTCTTCTCCGCAAATTCATGGACGACCTCGACTGCTGCCCTCAGCTGTCTCTCTGAGCCGACCTGTAAGTACCTCATTACCTTCCAGACGAAGGGTGGAACCGTGAACCTGAAACAACGCAAGTTGTCACGCTAAGTAGCAGCTTTATTGCACGAACCGAATGTTTACAGTAAACAATCATAATGTGAGTCGCGCGTTTAATGAAGCAAATAGCCAAAAAATTTCCTGCTCGAGTTCCCCTGATCATCACGGATGAGTGTTTTCAAGATCTGAAGCAAGCAGATCTGTCGGTCATGAAGTTACTCATTTCCCGTCACCAATCATCAGTATGATCGTGATCATGGTGAAGAAACGTAAGAAAAAACTCATAAAGGAACCATTGGCTCAGTAGTAATATATGACCTGAACAGAGAGTACTCTGTCGCTTGCTCGAACGCTCGCGCAAAGGGCACCTCAGGGAGCTCGATGTTGAGGCATTCCAGGTCGACACCTAACGCTGCCATGCATATATTATCGAACGTGAAGCGGAGGAACATGTCCTGCAGGTCGACGCTCCGGCCATCCCTGCTGAGCTTCTCGGCGAGCTTGATGAGCTTGTTGTGCGTCAGTTCCTCGATGGTCTTGGCCGAGTACTCCACGAACCTCGCCGAATGCATCTCTCCGCTCGCCGCCCTCCTCTGCACCTTCCACATCTCGTCGTCGGCGTTGAAGATGCCGTCGCCGAGCAGCTCGGAGAACCTCTCTCTATAGTACTTCCCCTTGGGGTAGTTCTTGAAGTTGGTCTTCAGCATGTGCTCGACGTTGGCTGGGTCCATTGTGATGAACCCGAACGCACCGCTCTTCCATAGGCCCCTGTAGGGGAAGGTTCCACCTGCCTCCGAGAGGGTCTTGGTGATGTATTCGAAGATTTCATGCAAgtgaagggagagagaagggaggCAGCCCAGCAAAGGCCACTGCATGAAGCCTTTGGAGGACAGCCTGTTCATGACAGAGCTGAAGACGAAGAGTCCGGCGATGGAGATGGCAATATCTGACAGGGTGATGCTCTTGAGCAGGGTCTTCGTTAAGACCTTCTCCGTCCAAGAGTCTGCTGCCATGGAGGTCGTAGAGCACTCCGTTTGACACAGTAGTGAATGGGTTTAGTTGTCTTAGTAGTACATGGGATGGGATAGGGAGGAGACCTTTCTCTACTCAAACACTTATAGAAGTTCCCTGCCACATGAATCCAGACATGCGAGTGACCTTCAGTCGGTGGTAGACCCCATCACTCGTTGTTCTGCATGTAATGGGGGAAGCTTCGGGATCGAGCTTTACATCTACCCGCTGCTCTGTCAGAAACTTAAGTTGAGGGCAATAGGAGTTAGAAATTCTGGGTCGAAGAGCAGTCATTCTGAGATTACAAACTTAATTGTGCTTTTGTTATATTTACGTTCATAATCTTTTCATTTGACTTGCTCGTTGATTGatctgttatatatattaaaaaagaaattgaaatgaTTGACCCAAGCTGATAGAGGCAGTGGAACCACTTGAACTGGCGTGCAGTTTTGGCAGGTTAGAATGGCAAGTGACCCACTTGCGTCAAGTGGTTCAGCTGCTAGCTAATCGGAGATCCGGTggaagtaatatatatatatatatatatatatatatatatatatatatatatatatatatatatatgtatgtttggTGGTCTTAGCATCACTCAAACGATATAAATGAGAAACAGATTGATAGAGACAAAAGGGTCATCTGTTCCTTTGACCAGCTTTCATGTAAAACGATAGGAAAATAGAAAGAGGTCCCATGCATTAATGCCCTAAACATAATTATAAACTAAATATGTAGCTGCTCTACTTCCTGCTTGCGTTTGCCATGATGCAAGAATGGAGAagagaaattgatttttgatAGAATAATTGAGTGCGATTTAATTTGGTCTGGTTGCATCCACCAGCGTGTTTCAATCCAATTCACACGTGACGGTACTTCTGTTTTCCAAAAGGCctttttccctttaattttTGAAGTACCCACAAGTCACAAAAGACTTCTCCCTTTCCATACGAgggtattttagttattttggATCCAACATGCATTGAATTGCACAGCAGGTTAGCCAACACGAGTTGGACTCGAGCTCACTCGTTTATAAtagagtcgagctcaagttcaaatatatgctcgaaatgttaaacaaaTCTAGCTTGGGTGACAGACTTTATAGAAACAAGTTAAACCATCGAGTCGAGCTCGCATTCAACACAAGTGAAGCTTGCACTCGGcgcaagtcaagctcgagccaaTTCTATGGAACTCGACTTGAATTCGAGGCGACATTGAACTCAAGTTCCTGAGTcgatcgagtcgagctcgactcatctcatgtgcagccctacatgcACTTCCACGTTAAACGTATATTTAAACTTTTATATCAAACTTAtataaaaaagtgaaagaaaaaaagttgcaaAACCATCAATTTCACCAGATCGGACCACTTCAAGTAGTCCTCATATTTTCTAGTCGCTCGTTGGTTTCCCTTCCAGAACCATTTCTTCATTGCATTTCTCCACTGTCCTCGCTCTTGACCTAAAACACGTGAGGTCTTCCATCCATATCCTGTCCGTGTCCGTCCGatcctaaaaaagaaaaggcgaTAATAAATACATACTTTATGAAGTATATCTATATACATTCATTGATAGATATTTTaccatctaatattagtttatatttttttctctaacTTTCTATCACAATTGCCTTCATATCTCTGCATAATTAAAGAGACCCGAGGTGGGATGGTGGGGGGTGTTCAATTATGCCGAAttagtaaaattttaaaaaatattagtaaaAAACAGTCACTAAATTGGCAATATTAGTCATAATTTATAGTGTAGTGATAGTTTGTGGTGGTTTTAACGATGATTGGTGATTATAAACTTTAAATTATTAGCCAACCACCAACTGTTTGCACACATCaatatgattttttcattatatatatataagtcaaacTAATAATTTGGCAACAGGGCAAGTGTGTGCGCTGTGGGAGCcttctttcttatttctcaaGTTCATTAAGCTATTGACACTTCTCCTCTCCAACATGAAGTAGGTCATCAGCCGTCCCATTCACAGGGGACACCTCTTTTCTCCATCACATGTGGCAACAATTATGATGAAACGACTTGAGCCCGAAGATTAAGCTCTTGACTCTGCAATTTGAGCATTTGATATCATGTGGCATTAATTTTAGATCAGACTCCTTTTCTTTGTGATCTTAGCCAGGTTTCTAGCTGTAGAGGATGAGTTAATATCTTCACATTACGAAATGTCCTTTACTAATTACAGTCGACGACGACGACTTGTTCGAACTTTCTTGTCCATCCTTTTGATAACAAAATTAACATAGATTGTCATCATTTGATAATGAGTTCTTCCCAATTAGTCAATTTAATTCCATATATTAATTATACCCTTTATCCGGCCCTACTTTATGTATCCTCCTCCTTTGTTCCTCCATTTAATATCAAActtgtgccttttttttttggtttatcttgtttttaaacagtgttttttttttatcataaattcGTTTCTAGCGTTCTTTTTAATTGCCATATCTTTTCTTCAACTATGTTtcaatttctgtttttcatttttcttagtTTAATCATCCTACACTGAGTGTGGTCTATAGTCGCCAACCTGttatcacaagaaaaaaaaaaagcacaaatcAGCATGCCCTTGCAGGAAGTGGCCGACAGAAGGAGGGCTCGGCAGAgcgaagctggttatgtgcatGGCTAAAGTccacattaaaaagaaaaaaaaagacaggaGCTTGATCCGAAccaataacttttaaatattaataataataatatatattttattattttacattttaaaaactaattttttgttgtaactGGGTCGAGCTGGGCTGGCCTCGGGCCCAGGTTTTGAGCATGAAGCCCAAGCCTAGCTTGAGTTTCAAATATCGGGCCGTGCCGGCTTGATGCCCTGTGTACCTTCACCTCTTCACTCCACTTTTCTTCACCTCTTCACTCCACTTTTCTCTCCAAAAATGCAGTTTTCTACCATTCCCAATCTGCCACCAAACTAGGTTCTCGATTTTCTGCTAGCTCCAACCTGATGTCCTCCATACAGCCAACCTTTTCCGAGGATTCTTGGTCATTCAAACGCTGCTCTTCAAACACGACATCTAGCGTGACACCATTTCCAATGGTAAGGTTATCATTAATGAGAACAATGTGCCACCATACAACAATACCTCCACTTTTCAATTTCCATGCATCCAATACATTCGCATGGACGCTTTACATTCTTATCTCCAATCAGAGCCAATGTCTATGCTAGACTCAATTAAATTATGCATGTAGAGAAATAGATTTAAGTATGAATGaacatttagtttattttatgaATACATGCATGTACTCATGTACTCACTTCATGAGTGCACCCACTCACCTTTGCCAAGATTTAAGTGAGTCAAGTCGAAGTTGCTACCGTGACCAAGTCAAATTGCGAGAAAAACTTGGGCACCTCATATATTTTGATgcccaaaacaaaattttcaaaatgactaCACAAccagaattttcaaaattaattttgaaatcaatgaTTGGCTtttcttgaaatcaaattcCTCTTGGAATCAATTTTCAGTCCAAAATCTACTCAAAATCAAGCGAATTTTCCATGATCCTTGCCAagtctcaaaaaatttaggatTTCAAATCAATTCTTCTCAAAAAATCCTAGAAGTTCAACTAATgtctaaaattcttcaaatcaaaatttcaattttccaaaatcaacaaaattccCTAAACTCAGGACTATCCAAATCTTCCCATTCTCGTTTTGGGAATAAGAACTATGGTTTCGAAATCAAGTTTAGCCTCGACCAAaaccgatccaaatccaatctctagattttggcttcaaaaccaaattcaggTCCCAAGGCTTCCACAAAATCTTccaatcaaatttcaaaccttAAAATCCAAACTATCTTTGAAACCCCAAAGCCTAGTAATTGAAGGTCCAATTCCAAAACTCTCTAGCTAAGCTTCAATTATCCAAATTCTATCTAATTGTCGattatcaattcaaaattcacgTTTTTAGATTAAATCAAGTTCAATTACTAAAATCTGGGATTAATCCAATTGTTCCATTCCAAAAGCAgtttcaaatcttcaaaattcctGAAATACAAAAGCATTCCTAAACAAACCTGAGTCTTTGTTCCAAATGaactttaaaagttcaaaattcaaTCCCTGCACAAGCATGCACATAAGAAAAGTAATCTATTAAGCTTAAGAAAATCTGAACCTTACATCGATTTCTTCTGTTAATGATGTTAGGAACAGTCGATCCTCTTAACGATCAACGGGTTAAAcacaactttcaattttcatgaacaTGACGTTCATGGCAAGGAGATCGTAACGTTGTCGTGAACTTCAATTTTACGTAATTTCTCAACCACCATCTTGTTTTCTCTTGGATATGATAAGAATCAAGATTGACTTGGGCTTTCCAAAATCTTGGGTGACCTGTTTATCCCTAAGGTAGCCTATATGAGATTCAGCTCCACTAATGTTACTGTGAATCTTCTCACTAGCACCATGCACCCTTCTTCCGAAACAAAATCATCCCTCAATGCCCTTGTCATCGCTCTAAGAGTGTACCTGTTCCAGATTTCAATCAGGAGGTTCGGAAACTTTAACCAGTTTTCCACAGTTTCTCCAAGTTGATCGACGACTCCACTTCTTGCTTTTAGTGCTGATGGTCAGGGTTCCATTTCTAACCCTCCATGCCCTCTTCCTCAGCAGCTCCCCAATTTCTTCCTCAGCACCTCTCCGATCACTGAAAATTGGAGATTTCTCACATACATTCACTGGTTCCATAAAGATGCAGAGATACAACTGCAGTCTGCTCCTATCCTGGCGCTGCCTCCTTATAGATCGGCCACAGCTGCGATTTAGAAGTGTCCAGCCATTCTATCATACACCTCCAGATGGATCGAGATCACTGGGCTGCCCTCTTCCTCAATGGAGACAACCGCCTCAAGCAAGTCCATCTACAATAGCACTGGCCAAGGAGTGCCATATTAAGTAGTTGTTTGTGGCATTTGGATGTGGGGAGTCACATTGAAGAATGTTTATGGCGTTTCCATATGGAGTgtcgataaatttttaaattgctAGCATTTTATGAATGCCAGAGAAGAGGAGACCATATCGGGGCACCCGTAAAACGCCATTGAGAGGGGGAAAAACTTTGCCTCGCCTTTCCTCTAATCTTTGCTGGCATTTGAGTTTCATTATCCTTTTTCTCAATCGAGCGTTGGAGTTTCGTTTGACTTCGTGCTCTCTGTTTCGACTGTTGCCTCTGTGAACTTCTAAGACCTCAGCCATCTATTTCTCGAGCATCTGCAATCGATCGATCGATCATTGTCGTAGCCAGAGGAGTGCGGAAAAGAGCATGTCACTATtcgcattttttccttttttttttcaccttctGTACACATTGGTTTGCCGTTGTTTCCAGAGGAGTATCAGGGAGGAGCATATGAGTATttgattgttcatttttttcttccacaaaACATCATTTCATTCTCAGTTGTTGTCAAGAAATCGTTCATTTCTACTACATATTAGGGGTTTTCTGCACTATGCTATGAATTCAcgtctctctcactctctgtgttttgattttctctttggTTCTGTGGATCTAAAACAACCATGAGAGTAGCGGGAGAATTGTTGATGTAATAGGTCTTCATAGCCACCTCCATGACTTGTCTAACGCCTTTGTTGCTCTAACTCCTGAAGTGAAGGAGCTCGTGAGAACGTGTGGAGCTGGTGGGAAAAGCGTGAATGCGTGAAGGAGTGAAAAGtggaaacaagagaaagtgTGTGCGGTAAGAAAGAACGATACGAGTTGCTAAACTTACTCGttaagtttttcagttttttttattctctttaaaTGTTAGTCTTTTTTTACTAAAATGAGATGTTGAGAAGTTAACGCCAAAAGAGGAGAAAAGTttcatctttctctccctccctctctcgctctttactctctctctcctgccgtccttgactctctctctcacgctgcCCTAGACGCagcttccttctctctctgccCGTGTAcagct
Proteins encoded in this region:
- the LOC116249922 gene encoding cytochrome P450 86B1-like, which gives rise to MAADSWTEKVLTKTLLKSITLSDIAISIAGLFVFSSVMNRLSSKGFMQWPLLGCLPSLSLHLHEIFEYITKTLSEAGGTFPYRGLWKSGAFGFITMDPANVEHMLKTNFKNYPKGKYYRERFSELLGDGIFNADDEMWKVQRRAASGEMHSARFVEYSAKTIEELTHNKLIKLAEKLSRDGRSVDLQDMFLRFTFDNICMAALGVDLECLNIELPEVPFARAFEQATEYSLFRFTVPPFVWKVMRYLQVGSERQLRAAVEVVHEFAEKTVLSRRMERKKLGGLSHRSDLLSNLMEANTHLYSDKFLRDFCISFILAGRDTSSVALAWFFWLLNKNPDVESKILDELVAILKQRVNLGLVDAKSVVFTTNELKKMEYLQAALSESLRLYPSVPIDFKEALNDDVLPDGNKIKKGARIFYCIYSMGRVESIWGKDCREFKPGRWIKEGKFVSESQFKYAVFNAGPRLCLGKKFAYHQMKMVAASLLLRYSVCVVKDHPVEPKLTTTLYMKHGLKVWFKPRLELPQLQAS